The DNA segment TTTCCGCCGCGCCAGAGTGTGAGCCAGCTAGATCATCAAGAGGTCGTCGACAGGCTGTATCATAACCACAACCTTGTCACCCTTGAGCGCTTTTTTAATCCTCCCTGAGATCTCTTCCACGTCGTCCGAGTTTACCACAAAGGCGATCACCTTTCGGGTAGTATAGGCGAGCTCGGCGGTGCCGACACCTCTTCCTGTTGTAACTCGCTCTTTTTCCTTTGTCGCTCTCTTGACATCATAGATTGTCGCGTCTAGTCCCATTTCCCTGATGGCTGCTGAAATAGCGTCTATGTTTTCCGGTTTGGCTATTATTGCAAGCCTTTTCATGTTCTTTGATTTCTTGCTCGGTTTTTCAGAGTAAGTGATTTCAAAGGGGAGCGTCAGGCTTTCCCTTGTCAACCCTGTACTTGCCCCTGCCGCAGTAGAAAAGCCATTGTATCACGCTGCACTGCATTTGTGGAAAATTACATAACTTCAAAATTCTCCAAACGTACGGCAGACAGCAATATTTTCCCCGTATTCTTGCACTTTTGCTTCGAAATATCCAAAAAGGCTAATAATGATAGCAAGCTACAGCTGAATGCCATGCGGGGAGATGCGCCTTTCTCCATCCCCTCAGATGCAACTTGGCGCACCAATGACCCGTATGGATGATAATTTTATCAAATTGCATACGGTACGCTATTCTAAATGTCTTTTGCAATTCAATTGCAGTTGGCCATGTCTGGGTCGCCGCTGATAAACGCGCCATAATCAAACCATGCTCCAGTCAGCAGGAGCGAAATGCCTAGTCCAAAAGCGCCCATATCATGCGTGTGCTGGAATTACTGGACATTAAGCGTTATCGTGATGCGCCAGTTCCATTCGTTTTTGGAAGTTTTTCACGACTCATCCTGGAGTTTCACTGTAGCGTCTTGATGCCTTTCGTCTTGGGGTTTCAGATAGTAGTCAAGTGAGCCCTTGTCGCGGT comes from the Nitrososphaera sp. genome and includes:
- a CDS encoding P-II family nitrogen regulator, translated to MTRESLTLPFEITYSEKPSKKSKNMKRLAIIAKPENIDAISAAIREMGLDATIYDVKRATKEKERVTTGRGVGTAELAYTTRKVIAFVVNSDDVEEISGRIKKALKGDKVVVMIQPVDDLLMI